One segment of Methanolinea mesophila DNA contains the following:
- a CDS encoding hydantoinase/oxoprolinase family protein, giving the protein MLTGVDIGGTNTDVVTIDGTVRSQKVPNHLGLDALKGAMKKGGRLAVSTSQPLNLILAGTPPKVATIAVPGPGLTFPRGVSGAVNHRGEVVEPLDSEEVREAIRSEQGDVLAVAAKFSVRNPALELEILDIALQTYPDERIALSCPLGMLNFPARVATTKLNAQIKETVSAIASLVGGVHPGFLFFKGDGGLATPATVRENPALLYQSSNAAVALGAYYLTGVKDCVVVDIGGTTTDLVVVRDGKPVMKPLVFGGVTTLAQVAEGLSIPYGGDSQVRGGVPGKRAGNARAFGGEHPTLTDALNVMGAGIGNSARSAVCTQKDAETALDWYARAVIPAVREFGCRTLVGTGYLAPWLLPRIAGETGCRAIIPEHGACANAVGVAVSRFSLTLSFRLDTGKKTLTVNGEPSAFPGIRDDDRMVAFCRQEARDRALKEGADPRDVRVVDVLGFASYNVVRGSYRTEYIADCVVQVEPGITAEAR; this is encoded by the coding sequence AGGGTGGACGCCTTGCCGTCAGCACCTCGCAGCCGCTGAACCTCATCCTCGCCGGGACACCCCCGAAGGTTGCCACCATCGCGGTCCCCGGGCCGGGTCTCACTTTCCCCCGGGGCGTCTCCGGGGCGGTGAATCACCGCGGGGAAGTGGTGGAACCGCTGGACAGTGAAGAGGTACGTGAGGCAATCCGGTCCGAGCAGGGGGACGTGCTTGCCGTGGCAGCGAAATTTTCCGTGCGGAATCCCGCGCTGGAACTTGAGATCCTCGATATCGCCCTTCAGACGTATCCGGACGAGAGAATTGCGCTCTCCTGCCCCCTTGGAATGCTCAACTTTCCTGCCAGAGTGGCGACGACGAAGCTGAACGCACAGATTAAAGAGACCGTTTCTGCGATTGCGTCCCTGGTCGGCGGGGTGCATCCCGGGTTCTTGTTCTTCAAGGGTGACGGGGGTCTGGCGACGCCCGCAACGGTCCGGGAGAACCCGGCACTCCTTTACCAGTCCAGCAATGCGGCCGTCGCCCTCGGAGCGTACTACCTTACCGGGGTAAAGGACTGCGTGGTCGTCGACATCGGGGGGACCACGACGGACCTCGTGGTGGTCAGGGATGGAAAACCGGTGATGAAACCCCTCGTGTTCGGGGGAGTCACCACGCTCGCACAGGTTGCAGAAGGCCTTTCCATTCCGTACGGCGGGGATTCGCAGGTGCGCGGAGGAGTTCCGGGAAAAAGAGCGGGCAATGCCCGTGCATTCGGGGGGGAGCATCCCACGCTTACCGATGCCCTCAATGTCATGGGTGCCGGGATAGGAAATTCGGCCAGATCCGCCGTATGCACGCAAAAAGATGCGGAAACCGCCCTGGATTGGTACGCCCGGGCGGTAATCCCGGCAGTCAGGGAATTCGGATGCCGCACGCTCGTCGGCACCGGGTACCTCGCACCCTGGCTTCTCCCCCGTATCGCCGGGGAAACAGGCTGCCGGGCGATTATCCCGGAGCATGGTGCCTGCGCCAATGCGGTCGGCGTCGCGGTATCCCGGTTCAGTCTTACCCTGTCCTTCAGGCTCGACACCGGGAAGAAGACTCTGACCGTGAACGGGGAGCCTTCAGCCTTCCCCGGGATCAGGGACGATGACCGTATGGTCGCGTTCTGCCGACAGGAGGCGAGGGATCGGGCGCTTAAGGAGGGCGCGGACCCCCGCGATGTGCGCGTGGTGGACGTGCTCGGTTTCGCCTCCTACAATGTAGTGCGGGGGAGCTACCGGACAGAATATATCGCGGACTGTGTGGTGCAGGTCGAACCCGGCATCACCGCGGAGGCCCGATGA
- a CDS encoding histone deacetylase family protein: MTTGIVYDRAYLLHEQSPTHPERRERLAYTLDQLEEEGIWDFPGIVRLVPYPAPEEAVLAVHIPEYVGFLKEASRGGGFIDFDTSVPAGLWDAALLAAGGAMRAADAVIDKEAGNAFALVRPPGHHARMGTGAGFCYLNNMAVMVRHLQRRGVPKVLILDWDAHHGDGTQQIFYADPTVLFCSIHQSPFYPGSGMIDETGAGAGVGYTVNMPVPAGTGDDSYACLFREIIAPLAREFSPDFIAVSAGQDNHFTDPLTGLALTARGYADLMASTTDLASELCEGRLVAVLEGGYSVEGGLPYTNLGIIAAMAGLDLSGIREPSSLRGLLARAEDPSARYRVEEMAGALRARLAPFWQAFR; encoded by the coding sequence ATGACCACCGGTATCGTATACGACCGGGCATACCTGCTCCACGAACAGAGCCCCACTCACCCCGAGCGGAGGGAGCGCCTGGCCTACACCCTCGACCAGCTCGAAGAGGAGGGGATATGGGACTTCCCGGGGATCGTCCGCCTGGTCCCGTATCCCGCCCCCGAAGAGGCCGTCCTTGCGGTCCATATTCCCGAGTACGTCGGATTCCTGAAAGAGGCAAGCAGGGGAGGGGGTTTCATCGACTTTGACACCAGTGTCCCGGCCGGGCTCTGGGACGCTGCGCTCCTCGCCGCCGGAGGGGCGATGCGAGCCGCAGACGCGGTGATCGACAAAGAAGCCGGAAATGCATTTGCCCTGGTCCGTCCGCCCGGGCACCACGCCCGCATGGGCACTGGCGCAGGGTTCTGCTACCTGAACAACATGGCCGTAATGGTCCGCCATCTCCAGCGGAGAGGAGTTCCGAAGGTGCTGATCCTCGACTGGGACGCGCATCACGGCGATGGGACCCAGCAAATATTCTATGCCGATCCCACGGTCCTGTTCTGCTCCATTCATCAGTCTCCGTTCTACCCGGGATCGGGAATGATCGACGAGACCGGGGCAGGGGCCGGCGTGGGGTACACGGTTAACATGCCGGTCCCGGCCGGGACCGGAGACGATTCCTACGCCTGCCTGTTCAGGGAGATCATTGCTCCCCTGGCAAGGGAGTTCTCCCCGGACTTCATCGCGGTCTCGGCAGGGCAGGACAACCACTTCACCGACCCTCTCACCGGTCTCGCGCTCACTGCACGGGGATACGCGGACCTGATGGCCTCTACCACGGACCTCGCCTCGGAACTCTGCGAAGGCAGGCTTGTCGCGGTACTCGAAGGCGGCTATAGTGTCGAGGGCGGCCTTCCATACACGAACCTGGGGATAATCGCGGCGATGGCGGGTCTCGATCTCTCGGGTATAAGGGAACCGTCATCGCTCCGTGGGCTGCTCGCAAGGGCGGAAGATCCCTCGGCACGGTACAGGGTCGAAGAGATGGCCGGGGCCCTTAGAGCCCGGCTTGCACCGTTCTGGCAGGCCTTCCGGTGA
- a CDS encoding agmatine deiminase family protein, which translates to MEKRTVRIGLIQTAVSEDTAWNLNRTRDMVIRAAKGGASLICLQELFRTPYFPRFEHTDASAYAESIPGETTGLFAGLARDLGVHVVVPIYERSGSGSYHNTAVMIDDHGELLPPYRKVHVPFDPCFYEKNYFRAGHEYRVYPTPIGKIGVLICYDQWFPEAARMLALMGAELILYPTAIGRIRGMEDPEEGDWRTAWETVQRGHAIANGVHVAAVNRTGTEGEIDFFGGSFVCDAFGNVIARAPEDREEVLLCDIDLSMNTRVREGWGFLRNRRPETYRLLGISLGDQVVSCPACEILPHESTGAMRMPAEWEKHDAVWLAWPYDQTTFPHLTEVETTYGEIIGALQDHERINLLVLNPGMEELARKVVASCGGDPDRVTYHRTRYADVWFRDYGPLFVMNTTSRTLEMVHWTFNAWGEKYPDLMEDTNVPEYLEKVLGIPRYSPGIVLEGGSVDLNGAGTLLTTEQCLLNRNRNPELSRSEIEEYLLRYLGARHVIWLKRGIAGDDTDGHVDDIARFVDERTVVCALEENPGDPNFEPLMENYRILKESTDQDGNPLQVIPLPMPGAVTEEGMRYPASYLNFYIGNSVVLVPVFGDPHDGLALMVLEELFPGRKVLGIPSRRLVEGLGAIHCITQQQPAL; encoded by the coding sequence ATGGAGAAGCGCACCGTCAGGATCGGGCTTATTCAGACTGCCGTCTCGGAGGACACGGCCTGGAACCTGAATCGAACCCGGGACATGGTGATCAGGGCCGCGAAAGGAGGGGCATCCCTGATCTGCCTGCAGGAACTGTTCAGGACCCCGTATTTTCCCCGGTTCGAACATACGGATGCCTCGGCATATGCAGAGTCAATTCCCGGGGAGACTACAGGCCTCTTCGCCGGGCTGGCACGCGACCTGGGGGTGCACGTGGTTGTACCGATCTATGAGCGGAGCGGTTCGGGAAGTTACCATAATACCGCCGTTATGATCGATGATCATGGCGAACTCCTCCCCCCTTACCGGAAGGTCCACGTCCCGTTCGACCCCTGTTTTTACGAGAAGAATTATTTCCGGGCGGGGCACGAATACCGGGTCTATCCTACTCCGATCGGGAAGATTGGCGTCCTGATATGCTATGATCAGTGGTTCCCCGAAGCCGCCCGGATGCTCGCCCTCATGGGTGCGGAGCTGATACTCTATCCTACCGCCATCGGCCGGATACGCGGGATGGAAGACCCGGAAGAGGGAGACTGGCGGACCGCCTGGGAGACGGTGCAGCGGGGGCACGCCATCGCCAACGGGGTGCATGTCGCGGCGGTGAACCGGACCGGGACCGAGGGGGAAATTGACTTTTTCGGGGGTTCGTTCGTCTGCGACGCGTTCGGGAACGTGATCGCCCGGGCTCCGGAAGACCGGGAAGAGGTGCTGCTCTGTGATATCGACCTCTCCATGAACACCAGGGTGCGTGAAGGCTGGGGATTTTTACGGAACCGCAGGCCCGAGACCTACAGACTGCTCGGCATTTCCCTCGGAGACCAGGTGGTATCCTGCCCGGCCTGCGAAATTCTCCCCCATGAATCGACCGGAGCCATGAGGATGCCCGCTGAATGGGAAAAACACGACGCGGTGTGGCTTGCCTGGCCCTACGACCAGACCACCTTCCCCCATCTCACCGAGGTTGAGACAACCTACGGTGAGATCATCGGTGCACTTCAGGATCACGAACGGATCAACCTTCTGGTCCTCAATCCCGGGATGGAGGAACTGGCGAGGAAGGTCGTTGCATCCTGTGGAGGGGACCCGGACAGGGTTACCTACCACCGCACGAGATATGCCGATGTCTGGTTCAGGGATTACGGCCCCCTTTTCGTGATGAATACGACTTCCCGGACGCTGGAAATGGTGCACTGGACCTTCAACGCATGGGGTGAGAAATATCCCGACCTCATGGAAGACACCAACGTGCCGGAATACCTCGAAAAAGTGCTCGGGATCCCCCGATACTCCCCTGGAATCGTGCTGGAAGGAGGATCGGTCGACCTGAACGGGGCCGGCACGCTCCTTACCACCGAGCAGTGCCTCCTGAACCGGAACCGGAATCCGGAGCTTTCCCGGTCCGAGATCGAGGAATACCTGCTCCGGTATCTTGGAGCACGCCATGTAATATGGCTGAAGCGGGGCATCGCCGGTGACGATACCGACGGGCACGTCGACGATATTGCCCGTTTCGTGGACGAACGAACGGTGGTCTGCGCTCTCGAGGAGAACCCCGGAGATCCCAACTTCGAACCGCTCATGGAAAATTATCGTATACTGAAGGAATCCACTGACCAGGATGGTAACCCCCTCCAGGTGATACCATTGCCAATGCCCGGTGCGGTGACGGAAGAGGGGATGCGCTATCCCGCGAGCTACCTCAATTTCTATATCGGGAACTCGGTCGTCCTCGTCCCGGTCTTCGGCGACCCGCACGACGGACTTGCCCTGATGGTACTCGAGGAACTCTTCCCGGGGAGAAAAGTGTTGGGGATACCCTCCCGCCGTCTTGTCGAGGGGTTGGGCGCGATTCATTGCATCACCCAGCAGCAACCCGCCTTGTAG
- a CDS encoding YybH family protein has translation MMVSQQTRLQVLDVIDRFALHCSRKEVEEASSLVHPEFFGFFREGERVDGREHFSSHLRGILDRYDDVRISFEDIVIGAEGTIVWVTATCRSRYGGDEGTSEQTARFSAVMRGTGHAWLFAMFHLSPF, from the coding sequence ATGATGGTCAGTCAGCAGACGAGGCTCCAGGTGCTTGACGTGATAGACCGTTTTGCCCTGCACTGCTCAAGGAAAGAGGTCGAGGAGGCGAGTTCGCTCGTCCATCCGGAATTTTTCGGATTCTTCCGCGAAGGAGAGAGAGTGGATGGCCGGGAGCACTTCTCCTCCCACCTTCGCGGGATCCTCGATCGTTACGACGATGTGAGAATATCCTTTGAAGACATCGTGATTGGTGCGGAAGGGACGATCGTGTGGGTCACCGCGACCTGCCGTTCGCGGTATGGCGGTGACGAAGGAACCTCGGAGCAGACCGCCCGGTTCTCCGCGGTCATGAGAGGGACGGGCCATGCCTGGCTCTTTGCGATGTTCCATCTCTCTCCCTTTTGA
- the dinB gene encoding DNA polymerase IV, whose translation MPNTVFRIILHLDMDSFYASVEIREHPDLAGKPVVVGADPLGGHGRGVVSTASYEARKFGIHSAMPISKAYRLCPDAIFITPHFSLYERTSARIMEILSRYSDKLEQVSIDEAYLDLTPAGTFETAKEIATRIKRAIREEERLTCSIGIGHSKVVAKIASDYKKPDGLTVVRPEETEGFLFPLPVEKIPGVGKKTARELHEMGIVLIGDLAHADIQRLQSRFGRWALAMQRLAFGEDEREVEQRDSARSISRETTFTEDTGDIDLILGVLDDLMKDVHHTMRDEGYMARTVTVKVRYEDFQTRQRARSLVHPATDLRQLNEIARTALLESLGSKKVRLIGVKLSGLRTREKNQKTIGDFG comes from the coding sequence ATGCCGAATACAGTGTTCCGGATAATCCTCCACCTCGACATGGACAGTTTCTACGCCTCGGTCGAGATCCGTGAGCACCCCGACCTTGCGGGAAAACCTGTGGTTGTGGGAGCGGATCCCCTGGGTGGCCACGGAAGGGGTGTGGTAAGTACGGCATCCTACGAGGCAAGGAAGTTTGGTATCCACTCGGCGATGCCCATCTCGAAAGCGTACCGCCTCTGCCCCGACGCAATCTTCATCACCCCCCATTTTTCCCTCTATGAAAGGACATCCGCCCGGATTATGGAGATACTCTCCCGGTACAGCGATAAGCTCGAGCAGGTGAGCATCGATGAGGCCTATCTCGATCTCACACCGGCGGGGACATTCGAGACCGCGAAGGAGATCGCGACCCGGATAAAGCGCGCGATACGGGAAGAGGAACGGCTCACCTGCTCGATCGGGATCGGTCACTCGAAAGTAGTAGCCAAGATTGCATCCGATTACAAAAAACCTGACGGACTTACCGTAGTCCGGCCGGAAGAAACGGAGGGATTCCTGTTTCCGCTCCCGGTGGAGAAGATCCCGGGTGTAGGGAAAAAGACCGCCCGCGAGCTGCACGAGATGGGGATCGTGCTCATCGGCGACCTTGCCCATGCTGACATCCAGAGGCTCCAGTCGCGGTTCGGGAGATGGGCGCTCGCGATGCAGCGGCTCGCGTTCGGGGAAGACGAACGAGAGGTCGAACAGCGTGATTCTGCCAGGTCTATCAGTCGTGAAACCACGTTTACGGAGGATACCGGTGATATCGACCTTATCCTGGGCGTTCTCGACGACCTGATGAAGGATGTGCACCATACCATGCGGGACGAAGGCTACATGGCACGCACCGTGACGGTGAAGGTGCGGTACGAGGATTTCCAGACCCGGCAGAGGGCACGGTCACTGGTTCATCCCGCAACAGATCTCCGGCAACTGAACGAGATTGCCCGTACCGCGCTCCTGGAATCGCTGGGGAGTAAGAAGGTCAGGCTTATCGGGGTAAAACTTTCAGGGCTCCGTACCAGGGAGAAAAATCAAAAAACCATCGGCGATTTCGGCTGA
- a CDS encoding MEDS domain-containing protein translates to MEKDQLRTRQSREISPGDHICVLLRDDEESRTLLPRLFGDIFRKGWKVMYLARSSTPERIGRLWQDGTGNGMSSSRALEILCSSEPAFHQAFSDSAHARDFMKTVISKAGEEKFPGLCLIREVPPIPHRPRSSQRVTGDMAGIETLLDEQQITLVCLYEMGLFPSEVLQDVLRTHPKAIIEGELHDNIFYIPSSDARRYSLSSLELGHWIGTLMNLTHIRAELEESEERFHDLLENASDLIQSVSPEGKFLFTNRAWRERLGYDESEIAGLTLFDILDPTCVDKCRILFSEVMEGHELGHVDAVFRTRNGEKVFVEGNVNARIHQGKPVYTRGIFREVREPPT, encoded by the coding sequence ATGGAAAAGGACCAGCTCCGGACCCGGCAATCGCGGGAGATATCTCCCGGCGACCACATCTGCGTGCTTCTCCGCGACGATGAAGAGAGCCGCACCCTGCTTCCACGACTATTCGGGGATATCTTCCGCAAGGGATGGAAGGTAATGTACCTTGCCCGTTCCAGCACCCCGGAGAGGATCGGCCGCCTCTGGCAGGACGGCACCGGCAACGGCATGTCCTCATCCAGGGCCCTCGAGATCCTGTGCTCGTCCGAACCGGCATTTCATCAGGCCTTTTCGGACAGCGCCCATGCCCGGGATTTCATGAAAACGGTGATTTCAAAAGCGGGCGAAGAAAAATTTCCGGGCCTTTGCCTGATTCGGGAAGTCCCGCCTATCCCGCATCGACCCCGTTCGAGCCAGCGGGTCACCGGGGATATGGCAGGGATTGAAACACTCCTGGATGAACAACAGATCACGCTTGTCTGCCTCTATGAAATGGGCCTTTTCCCCTCCGAAGTCCTCCAGGACGTGCTGCGCACCCACCCAAAGGCGATCATCGAGGGGGAACTTCACGACAATATCTTTTACATACCTTCATCGGATGCCCGTCGCTATTCTCTCTCTTCCCTCGAGCTCGGCCACTGGATCGGGACATTGATGAACCTCACGCATATCCGGGCGGAACTCGAGGAGAGCGAAGAGCGTTTCCACGACCTGCTCGAGAATGCGAGCGACCTGATCCAGAGCGTGTCCCCCGAGGGAAAATTCCTCTTCACCAACCGTGCCTGGAGAGAACGGCTGGGATACGACGAATCCGAGATTGCAGGCCTGACGCTGTTCGACATCCTCGACCCGACCTGTGTGGATAAATGCCGGATCCTTTTTTCCGAAGTGATGGAGGGGCATGAACTGGGTCATGTCGATGCTGTGTTCCGGACCCGTAACGGAGAGAAGGTATTCGTGGAGGGAAACGTCAACGCCAGGATTCACCAGGGAAAACCAGTCTATACCCGCGGTATATTCAGGGAGGTCCGCGAGCCCCCGACCTGA
- a CDS encoding PAS domain-containing protein: MEPSLTLVPESGSDGLGLLLADLLEDGIVLEQNGTVIYINRCMEDLFGCTSSRVSGMPYTDFIRTCIAPCLDGGEKASISLFSTHVRSTPGEHVELRGTSREGTPFWLEYSSRRIKQGCNGLYRLETYRRITRWKKAQERLSRSEEKYRLLFQQANDAILVFEIGPLMLPGRFLEVNDAACRRLGYTREELSAHSPMDIVPPERVGTIGLLMKRLFIKGQIMFDMEHVARDGTRIPVEVNAHAIMIGDRKVVISISRDVSERRALEDLRLKASEQLEENILQFATLGDRIRNNLGVIVGIAGLLESEEGRRILEQAERIDRTVDQLDRGSLESDLVRQYLKKYHRN; this comes from the coding sequence ATGGAACCCTCCCTGACGCTTGTACCGGAATCGGGATCGGACGGGCTGGGTCTGCTCCTTGCGGATCTCCTCGAAGACGGGATCGTACTGGAACAGAACGGGACGGTGATCTACATAAACAGGTGCATGGAGGATCTCTTCGGGTGCACCTCGTCCCGTGTTTCCGGGATGCCGTATACTGATTTTATCCGGACATGCATCGCACCCTGCCTCGACGGGGGTGAAAAGGCAAGCATTTCTCTTTTTTCAACGCATGTACGCTCCACTCCGGGAGAACACGTGGAACTTCGCGGGACCTCCCGTGAAGGTACGCCGTTCTGGCTGGAGTACTCATCGCGAAGGATCAAGCAGGGATGCAACGGTCTCTACAGACTGGAGACCTACCGGAGAATAACCCGGTGGAAAAAGGCACAGGAGAGGCTTTCCAGGAGCGAAGAAAAGTACCGGTTGTTGTTCCAGCAGGCGAACGATGCGATCCTCGTCTTCGAGATAGGGCCCCTGATGCTCCCGGGACGGTTCCTCGAGGTGAACGATGCCGCGTGCCGGAGACTGGGGTATACCAGGGAGGAACTCTCGGCCCATTCACCCATGGACATCGTCCCCCCGGAAAGGGTTGGCACGATCGGTCTTTTAATGAAACGCCTGTTTATCAAAGGGCAGATAATGTTCGATATGGAGCATGTGGCCAGGGACGGGACGAGGATTCCCGTGGAGGTCAATGCCCACGCAATCATGATAGGCGACCGGAAAGTGGTGATCTCCATCTCCCGTGATGTCTCCGAGAGGAGGGCTCTCGAGGATCTCCGGCTGAAGGCCTCGGAGCAGCTTGAAGAGAACATCCTCCAGTTCGCCACCCTGGGAGACAGGATACGAAACAACCTGGGAGTCATCGTAGGAATCGCCGGGTTGCTCGAGTCTGAGGAGGGAAGGCGCATCCTCGAACAGGCGGAACGGATCGACCGGACCGTCGATCAGCTCGATCGGGGGTCCCTGGAGTCGGACCTGGTAAGGCAATACCTGAAGAAATATCACCGTAACTGA